Below is a window of candidate division KSB1 bacterium DNA.
GTTGATTGGTACAAAAAATGGGACAAAGTCTCTGAGTATGATTTTATAACGGCAGATATTAAATGGTTTATTGGCGGCAAGCTAAATGTCAGTTACAATTGCCTGGATCGCCATGTTAATGCAGGACATGGAGACAAAACTGCTATTATTTGGGAGAGCAATGATCCGTCGGTATCTAAAACAATTACTTATAGTGAGTTATTAGAGCAAGTGCAAAAATTTGCAAATGCTTTAAAAGCCATAGGAGTGCAAAAGGGTGATCGGGTTTGTATTTATATGCAAATGATACCTGAATTACCCATCGCTATGTTGGCTTGTGCCAGGATTGGGGCGATTCATTCGATTGTATTTGGCGCTTTTAGCGCTGATTCATTGCGTAATCGAATCAATGATTCATCTTGCAAAATATTAATTACCCAGGATACGGCAGTTCGGGGTGAAAAACAAGATATCCCCATGAAAGCCAATGCTGATTCAGCGCTGGAAGATTGTCCTTCAATAAAAAATATGATCGTGGTACAAAGAACAGGTGGTTCTGTTGATTGGAACGAAGATCGGGATATTTGGTGGCATGAATGTATAAGAAATGCCGAGGCTAAATGCCCTCCTGAACAAATGGATGCTGAAGATCCTTTATTTATTCTCTATACCTCAGGGTCCACCGGCAAACCAAAAGGAGTTTTACATACGACCGGTGGGTACCTGGTTTATGCATCCTACACTCATGAAATAATATTTGATTATCACGAAGGTGATATCTATTGGTGCACAGCTGATATCGGGTGGATAACTGGACATTCATACATTGTATATGGCCCATTGGCAAATCGTGCAATTAGTGTGATGTACGAAGGAGTACCCAATTATCCTGATTTCGGACGTTTTTGGCAAGTTGTAGAAAAACACAAAATTAATCTATTTTACACTGCCCCAACGGCAATTCGTGCTTTAATGAAAGAAGGAGATTCATGGCCTGAAAAGCAAAATCTTTCTTCATTAAGACTCCTTGGAACAGTCGGTGAGCCCATCAAAGAGCCCGATTGGATGTGGTATCACAAAGTTATCGGAAAGGAGCAATGTCCGATAGTCGATACCTGGTGGCAAACCGAGACCGGTGGAATATTGATCACACCCCTTCCGGGAGCGATTCCTACCAAACCAGGTTCTGCAACCCTGCCATTCTTTGGAATTTATCCAGTCATCTTAGATCAGGCTGGTAAAGAACTTGAAGGAGCAGCAGCCGGATTTTTAGCCATAAAACGTGCCTGGCCGGGATTAATGAGAACGGTTTATGGAGATCATGAACGTTTTCGTAAAACTTATTTCAGCCAATATCCCGGTTATTATTTTACCGGAGATGGAGCAAAAAGGGATGAAGATGGTTATTATTGGATTACCGGAAGAGTTGATGATGTCCTCAATATATCCGGGCATCGAATTGGCTCTGCTGAAGTGGAAGGTGCAATCGGTAAAGCAGCAGGCGTTGCAGAAGCGGCCGTGGTTGGATTTCCCCATGAAATTAAGGGTGAAGCTATTTATGCATTTGTGACTTTAAAAACCGGAGAATTCCCTGATGATGAGCACAAGGAAAATATCAGAGCCAGTGTTAGAAAAGAAATTGGACCACATGCTACGCCTGACAAAATCCAATTTAACCCTGCTTTACCGAAGACCAGATCCGGTAAAATTATGCGGAGAGTATTGCGAAAAATTGCAGAAGGAGATATTGAAAACCTTGGCGATATTTCGACCCTGGCAGATCCTTCGGTTGTCGATGCTTTAATTGATGGCAGGCAATAAAATAGAAAACCTGGCAGGTTTTTCAAACCTGCCAGGTTGCTTAACGATTATTGCAAAAGTACCATTTTTTTGCTTAGGATTTGATTCCCTGCCTGTACTCTGTAAATGTATATACCGGAGCTGACGAGTTGGCCGGCATCGTCTTTTCCATCCCAAACAGCGGAGTTGCTGCCAGCCGGTTGTTTTGAGTGGATCAGCTCCCTGATTTCTTTACCAAGTGCGTCATAAATCTTCAAGACTACCTCAGAAGGGGTCTGCAATTCATAGTGAATCGTTGTGGTTGGATTGAACGGGTTTGGATAGTTTTGGTCCAAGGTAAATGAAGTTGGAATCTGTGTTTCATCCGATGCAACTGCAGTGGCAGTCGAATCGAATCCTTCTACCGTTAGGTTATCAAGCTTGAATGTCGTTCCAGAATCCGCCACAGTACCGACAAATGCAAAGGTTAGCCACTCTCCTGTAACTCGAGGAGTCGGATCTGTTGCCTCGATAAGCCATGCAGCCGGTTCATCTGCTTTTTCACCAGTCCAAAATTTCACTTTAACGTCTCCTCCTTTGAGATAATATTTGCACCAATAATAGGTATCAGCCGCAAAAGCAAACGTAGACGCACCGAGAACTGTCCAGCTTTCCGGAGCCAGACTCTGCAACGGAGCGCCCGGGCGCGGGTCCCCAAAAGTCGCAAGCCTTACAACACCAGCACCAGGGCTAACGAACAATGGATATCCAGGTGTATCCTCCCTGGGATCAGGATTCGTAAAAACTTCCGAAGTATCGGAAAAATCTGATCTTGCTCCCAAAGCAAAATAAGAACCCGCAGGATTTGTGAAATTCACAAAATTGATCTGAAAAGTAATGACTTCGTCCGGGCTGCCATAAGGGGGATCTCGGAGCAGAGCTGCATGCGTCCCTGAAGAGTCCTGTGGATTTATGAAAGGCACTCCGTTTGATTGGATAATGCCCACGGAAGCAAGTCCTGCAAAATTGCCAGATGTGACAACCAACTCGTTATCGATTTGCAGAACACTCGAACCGACTAATCCGACATCCGCGGTAAATCGCAGCCAGCCGACACCCGTGCCATCGATGCTAAACAGTGCATTTGGATCAATTGCTGTGTCATTAAAATTGTCCTGCCACAACAAATTGGGGACTTGCCCAGAAACGTTACCGGTTAAGGTTACCAATACTGCCAATATACCAACAAAAGTAGTAAACCGTTTTAACATGTTACCCTCCTACTGTTAGATGAAAAAAATAAACCTTCCATGAGGTTAATTAAGGTAATTGCTTTCAAATTTGATATTTAAATATTAGTAAAGGTTTGATTGATTTTAATATTATAAAATGCTGATGAAATCTGATCAGCAAATGTCTTTTTAGTTAATTGTCTATAAGATTATTAAAATATTAAAGTTAATGAAACTGTAATATGTTAAATTACAATTTCCAAGTCAAGGCTTTTTTGCAATAATATTGGGAAACAATATAAATACATGACATGTTTGTAATATATTGTAAAAATTATCTTGCTTTTTGAAGCTGATAAGATTAATTTACTTGAAAATTTTTAGTAGCGGAAATTCCAGAAGAGCATACTGTTTTGGCCAAATTTAAAATTTATTCATTTAACGGAGGTGAACCATATGAAAAACCCATTATTACGAAACATCAAATCAGTCTTTATAATAATTTTACTGATAATGGTTACTGCAAGCGCTGCCTTTAGTCAAAATGCCGTGTTGAAAGGTAGTGTTGTAGATAAAACGGATGGAAACCCACTTCCTGGGGCAAATATCCAGATATTTAATAATCAAGCCCAAAGAGGCAGCGCTGCAAATGCTTCCGGTTCGTTTGAAGTAAGGAATATTCCAGCTGGCACTTATACGGTGACAGTTTCTTTTATTGGTTATCAAAAATATATCATGGAGAATACAACGTTTTCTTCCGGTGAGACTAAAATAATTTCGGTAGAGCTTGCTCTTGGTGGCCTATTTTTGGATGCAGTGAGTGTGACTGCATCTCGACGTGCGGTAAAAATACTCGATGCTCCGGCTTCCATATCAATAATTAGTGAGTCTGATTTACGTGGAGCAATTGCGCCAAGTTCCGCTGCAGTCCTGGTTAACTATCCTGGAATTGATATGGCTACAACTGGAATAGATCGCCGCGAAATCGTATTACGAGGCTTCAATAACGCGTTTTCAGGCGCTACTTATATTTTGACGGATTACAGGCAGGCTGCCGTGCCCTCACTTGCCGTTAACCTCAATTCAATCATGCCCAACCTTTTGGAGGACTTAGAGAAAATTGAAATTGTTAGAGGCCCGGGTTCGGCCCTCTATGGTCCTGGTGTTGATGTGGGGGTTATTCATTATATCACTAAAAGTCCGTTTACCTATCCTGGGACCACTATATCATTGTCAGGAGGAGAACGAAGCTTTTACACGGGCGCCATTCGTCACGCAGGTTTATTGAGTGATAATGTGGCATACAAGTTCACAGGCCAATATGGACAAGCCAACGATTGGGAATTGGATGCCAGCGATCTTTTGGATAAAGCTCAACTTGATCTTGATGCTGCGGGACTAGAAAGAAATTATGATTACAAAAAATTGAACCTCAATGGGACGTTGCAATTTCGAATTAATGATGATGCTACACTGACTGCAACTGGCGGATATTCGACCCTGACCGCAGTTTTACTTACAGGCATTGGGACAGTCCAGGCTGACGGATTTGGCTACAAATATGGTCAGCTTCGTCTTCAGACAGGTCGATTTTTTGCTCAAGCATATTTTAATAATAATGATGGTGGAGATTCCTTTGTTTATGGTAGCAGAGTTAAAGTTGTCGATAACACGCTTCAGGTTAATTTTCAGGCACAATATGATTTTGATCTTTCAGAAAACCAACAAGTTATTTTCGGGGTAGATTTAGATAACACAAGGCCGGATACGGAAGGTACGATTTACGGTAGAAATGAAGACGACGATACGATTACGGAGTTTGGTACTTACATTCAAACGCTTACCAGGTTGTCTCGAAAGTTTGATTTAACTTTGGCATTGCGCGGTGACTACAATAATATTCAGGAGAAACTTCAATTATCACCACGAATTGCAATGGTCTTTAAACCAAATACTAATAACTCATTTCGTGCTACCTACAATCGCGCTTTTTCTGCACCAGGGAACAATCCACTCTTTTTGGACATTGTGGCACGTGCACCGGATGCAGCGCTTCCGTTCGTAATCCGGGGCCGGGGATCTAAGGATGGATATGTCTTTCCAAGGAATCCTGATTACCTAGCCTTTGCTGGAACAGACTTGGTTGCCAGAAGTATTAATCCGGCAACACTGGGCTTAGCTCAACCAGTTGGATTGCCTTTGGACGCAGTCTGGGGTGCAGTGTATGCCGGTTTGGCTGCAATCCCAATTGAAGAATTGAAAGCCCAGCTTCCGGCGCCGTTGAATACGTTCCCCAATATCATCATCCAGGGCTTGATTAATGCTTTTGCTCCAGGACTTACCGATGTTACTGGTTTTTCTAGGGGAGTCCTGGGTATTCTGAATACAACAACATTCTCAATCGATCCGGTTTCAGACGTTGCAAATATAAGCCCTATAAGAGAAACGATTAGTCAAACTTTGGAAGCTGGATACAAAGGCCTTTTCAACAATCGCTTTATGTTTGCGATTGATGCTTATTATACCACTAAAGAGAATT
It encodes the following:
- a CDS encoding TonB-dependent receptor; amino-acid sequence: MKNPLLRNIKSVFIIILLIMVTASAAFSQNAVLKGSVVDKTDGNPLPGANIQIFNNQAQRGSAANASGSFEVRNIPAGTYTVTVSFIGYQKYIMENTTFSSGETKIISVELALGGLFLDAVSVTASRRAVKILDAPASISIISESDLRGAIAPSSAAVLVNYPGIDMATTGIDRREIVLRGFNNAFSGATYILTDYRQAAVPSLAVNLNSIMPNLLEDLEKIEIVRGPGSALYGPGVDVGVIHYITKSPFTYPGTTISLSGGERSFYTGAIRHAGLLSDNVAYKFTGQYGQANDWELDASDLLDKAQLDLDAAGLERNYDYKKLNLNGTLQFRINDDATLTATGGYSTLTAVLLTGIGTVQADGFGYKYGQLRLQTGRFFAQAYFNNNDGGDSFVYGSRVKVVDNTLQVNFQAQYDFDLSENQQVIFGVDLDNTRPDTEGTIYGRNEDDDTITEFGTYIQTLTRLSRKFDLTLALRGDYNNIQEKLQLSPRIAMVFKPNTNNSFRATYNRAFSAPGNNPLFLDIVARAPDAALPFVIRGRGSKDGYVFPRNPDYLAFAGTDLVARSINPATLGLAQPVGLPLDAVWGAVYAGLAAIPIEELKAQLPAPLNTFPNIIIQGLINAFAPGLTDVTGFSRGVLGILNTTTFSIDPVSDVANISPIRETISQTLEAGYKGLFNNRFMFAIDAYYTTKENFVGPVLIETPFVLVPTLIADLEAGLAQGITNNTELAATLAALGFTPDAVAALIIGLAADQLPSASTPVALVVPNENDLGVGVAPELLGTYKNFGKVEYWGIDASFQYFANQNTRIFGNISMVSDDFFDNKELDEANVDIKLALNAPSLKVKGGFAHNTPSGITFGASARFIKGFPVFSGPYVGGLPAPYGDGKNGVEDYFLLDINFGYDLNDFAQGLRWDLSINNVLNNKHREFIGAPKIGRLIMSRLMFTM
- the acs gene encoding acetate--CoA ligase, translated to MNTEIKFAPDLGFSKRAHVQSLEQYHELYNQSIEDPDLFWGRIAERVDWYKKWDKVSEYDFITADIKWFIGGKLNVSYNCLDRHVNAGHGDKTAIIWESNDPSVSKTITYSELLEQVQKFANALKAIGVQKGDRVCIYMQMIPELPIAMLACARIGAIHSIVFGAFSADSLRNRINDSSCKILITQDTAVRGEKQDIPMKANADSALEDCPSIKNMIVVQRTGGSVDWNEDRDIWWHECIRNAEAKCPPEQMDAEDPLFILYTSGSTGKPKGVLHTTGGYLVYASYTHEIIFDYHEGDIYWCTADIGWITGHSYIVYGPLANRAISVMYEGVPNYPDFGRFWQVVEKHKINLFYTAPTAIRALMKEGDSWPEKQNLSSLRLLGTVGEPIKEPDWMWYHKVIGKEQCPIVDTWWQTETGGILITPLPGAIPTKPGSATLPFFGIYPVILDQAGKELEGAAAGFLAIKRAWPGLMRTVYGDHERFRKTYFSQYPGYYFTGDGAKRDEDGYYWITGRVDDVLNISGHRIGSAEVEGAIGKAAGVAEAAVVGFPHEIKGEAIYAFVTLKTGEFPDDEHKENIRASVRKEIGPHATPDKIQFNPALPKTRSGKIMRRVLRKIAEGDIENLGDISTLADPSVVDALIDGRQ
- a CDS encoding T9SS type A sorting domain-containing protein, which encodes MLKRFTTFVGILAVLVTLTGNVSGQVPNLLWQDNFNDTAIDPNALFSIDGTGVGWLRFTADVGLVGSSVLQIDNELVVTSGNFAGLASVGIIQSNGVPFINPQDSSGTHAALLRDPPYGSPDEVITFQINFVNFTNPAGSYFALGARSDFSDTSEVFTNPDPREDTPGYPLFVSPGAGVVRLATFGDPRPGAPLQSLAPESWTVLGASTFAFAADTYYWCKYYLKGGDVKVKFWTGEKADEPAAWLIEATDPTPRVTGEWLTFAFVGTVADSGTTFKLDNLTVEGFDSTATAVASDETQIPTSFTLDQNYPNPFNPTTTIHYELQTPSEVVLKIYDALGKEIRELIHSKQPAGSNSAVWDGKDDAGQLVSSGIYIYRVQAGNQILSKKMVLLQ